A genomic window from Salvia hispanica cultivar TCC Black 2014 chromosome 5, UniMelb_Shisp_WGS_1.0, whole genome shotgun sequence includes:
- the LOC125188350 gene encoding transcription initiation factor TFIID subunit 14b, with protein sequence MPQKNGAEQSDASGSMPKSQRTKIIKSSDDSEKKNLAKKIKDTEICVPIVYGNIAFWLGKKASEYQSHKWTVYVRGSTNEDLGVVVKRAVFQLHSSFNNPTRIIDSPPFELSESGWGEFEIAITLHFHSDVSDKPLHLFHHLKLYPEDESGPLSTKKPVVVESYDEVVISEPSEALFARLQHHPAVIVPRLPAGFTLPPVPIEDLENRNRGGTKDHNPLNQWFSKFSEADELLRLAAAREQVQGHIARLRRQLSLIDGQQQQLKTASDM encoded by the exons ATGCCTCAGAAGAATGGAGCTGAACAATCGGATGCCAGTGGTTCGATGCCAAAATCGCAGcgcacaaaaataattaaatcctcaGATGACAGTGAAAAAAAG aatttggctaaaaagATTAAAGATACAGAAATTTGTGTACCCATTGTGTATGGTAACATTGCATTTTGGCTTGGTAAGAAGGCGAGCGA GTACCAGTCACATAAATGGACAGTTTATGTCCGTGGATCAACCAATGAGGACCTAGGAGTAGTGGTTAAACGTGCCGTTTTTCAGCTGCATTCGAGTTTTAATAATCCCACAAGGATTATTGATAGCCCTCCTTTTGAGTTATCAGAATCAGGATGGGGTGAATTTGAAATCGCTATCACCCTTCATTTTCATAGTGATGTTTCCGATAAGCCGTTGCACTT GTTTCATCATTTGAAGTTATATCCTGAGGATGAGTCTGGTCCGCTATCCACGAAGAAGCCTGTCGTTGTGGAATCTTATGATGAAGTTGTTATCTCAGAGCCTTCTGAGGCTCTCTTTGCCAGGTTGCAACATCATCCTGCAGTTATTGTGCCTAGACTGCCTGCGGGCTTTACTTTGCCTCCTG TACCTATTGAGGATCTCGAGAACAGGAACAGAGGTGGCACCAAAGATCACAATCCCCTGAACCAGTGGTTTTCCAAATTTTCTGAGGCGGATGAGCTGCTAAGACTTGCTGCAGCTCGTGAGCAG GTGCAAGGACATATTGCAAGACTCAGACGGCAGTTGAGTTTGATTGACGGACAGCAGCAGCAACTCAAAACAGCATCTGATATGTAA